One Capillibacterium thermochitinicola DNA segment encodes these proteins:
- a CDS encoding methylated-DNA--[protein]-cysteine S-methyltransferase, whose protein sequence is MKSLLLVETVIGRLGLVAEGDYLTAVYFEHESRPPDLPVRETALLSEARAQLMAYFAGQLRTFTLPLAPAGTAFQRRVWQVLREIPYGETVSYKEVARRIGNEKATRAVGQANNRNPLPIFIPCHRVIGANGAMVGYGGGLGIKEKLLALEKGYLKGKSG, encoded by the coding sequence ATGAAAAGCTTACTCCTGGTCGAGACGGTCATCGGCCGCCTTGGGCTTGTGGCCGAAGGGGATTATCTGACCGCAGTCTATTTTGAACACGAATCCCGGCCGCCGGATTTGCCGGTGCGTGAAACGGCACTGCTCAGCGAAGCCCGCGCCCAACTGATGGCCTATTTTGCCGGTCAACTAAGGACTTTCACCTTACCGCTGGCCCCAGCGGGCACCGCGTTTCAAAGGCGCGTCTGGCAAGTTTTGCGGGAAATCCCTTATGGGGAGACGGTCAGCTATAAAGAGGTGGCGCGGAGGATTGGCAACGAGAAGGCCACCCGGGCGGTGGGGCAGGCCAACAACCGAAACCCATTGCCGATCTTCATCCCTTGTCACCGGGTGATCGGGGCCAACGGGGCGATGGTCGGTTACGGCGGCGGGCTGGGAATAAAGGAAAAACTATTGGCACTGGAAAAGGGGTATTTAAAGGGGAAAAGCGGATGA
- a CDS encoding TrmH family RNA methyltransferase codes for MRPKTKRIFSENNYFQRVEVLKRNREKRNKYRQFFVEGVKAIDFARQYNWPIRWFVYSREKPLSAWAKEVLATSRAELHLELPLRLMAKLSEKEEEISELIAVVDMVEKDLSHLEIKDDLLVVIFDRPSSHGNLGTLIRSCEALKVDGLIITGHGVDLYDPKTIRASMGTFFAVPIFRLPSHHEVRPWLERVKQQLPAFQVVGSTAHAEPLVDEADFTKPTALLVGNETYGLSKNYKELCKSFGTLVRIPMYGEITSFNVSCAASIILYEIDRQRRRSGRR; via the coding sequence ATGAGGCCAAAGACCAAAAGGATCTTTTCGGAGAACAACTATTTTCAACGGGTGGAAGTACTGAAAAGAAACCGGGAGAAGCGGAATAAGTACCGCCAGTTTTTTGTCGAAGGGGTCAAAGCGATTGATTTCGCCCGGCAGTATAACTGGCCGATTCGTTGGTTCGTCTATTCACGGGAAAAACCTCTCTCGGCGTGGGCGAAAGAGGTGTTGGCCACGTCCCGGGCCGAGCTGCACCTGGAGTTACCCTTGCGGCTGATGGCCAAGTTAAGCGAGAAGGAAGAGGAGATTTCCGAACTGATCGCCGTCGTCGACATGGTCGAAAAGGATCTGTCTCACCTTGAGATCAAAGACGACTTGTTGGTGGTGATCTTTGACCGGCCTTCCAGCCACGGGAATTTGGGGACCCTGATCCGGTCCTGCGAAGCGTTGAAAGTGGATGGTTTGATCATTACCGGCCATGGGGTTGATCTCTACGACCCCAAAACAATCCGGGCCAGTATGGGTACGTTTTTTGCGGTTCCCATCTTTCGGCTGCCTTCCCACCATGAAGTCAGGCCTTGGTTGGAAAGGGTCAAACAGCAGTTACCCGCATTTCAGGTGGTTGGTTCCACCGCCCACGCCGAACCCTTGGTTGACGAAGCGGATTTCACAAAGCCAACGGCTTTACTGGTTGGCAATGAGACATACGGGTTGAGTAAAAACTATAAGGAACTCTGCAAAAGCTTTGGCACTTTAGTACGGATTCCAATGTACGGAGAGATTACCTCGTTTAACGTTTCTTGCGCCGCTTCGATTATTCTTTACGAGATTGACCGGCAACGCCGGAGAAGCGGTCGGCGTTGA
- a CDS encoding TrpB-like pyridoxal phosphate-dependent enzyme: MAKKVPYRLYLSEEQMPRQWYNLRADMKEQPEPMLNPATLEPVKEEDLYPVFCEELAKQEMDATTRYIDIPGEVLEFYRMFRPSPLIRAYNLEKALDTPARIYFKFEGNNTSGSHKLNSAAAQAYYAKKQGLAGLTTETGAGQWGTALAEACAFFKLPLIVYMVKCSYEQKPFRRSVIQTFGAEIIPSPSTTTKAGRAILEKDPDTGGSLGCAISEAVEKAVTTEGYRYVLGSVLNQVLLHQSVIGLEAKTALEMLDEYPDIIVGCAGGGSNLGGLIAPFMQDKLLGKASPRIIAVEPASCPSLTRGRYAYDFCDTGQITPLAKMYTLGCGFVPAPNHAGGLRYHGMAPILSKLYHDGYMEAMAVEQTKVFEAAVFFAKHETILPAPESAHAIYGAIAEALKCKESGEAKTILFGLSGTGFFDMTAYESFLNGTMTDYIPTDEDLEKGFAQLPKVPAFK, translated from the coding sequence ATGGCAAAGAAAGTACCGTACCGTCTGTATCTCAGTGAAGAGCAGATGCCGAGACAGTGGTACAACCTCCGGGCGGATATGAAAGAACAGCCCGAGCCGATGCTGAACCCGGCGACGCTGGAACCGGTGAAGGAGGAAGACCTTTATCCTGTTTTCTGCGAAGAACTGGCCAAACAGGAGATGGATGCAACCACCCGTTACATTGACATCCCCGGCGAGGTGCTGGAGTTTTACCGCATGTTCCGGCCGTCGCCTTTAATCCGGGCGTACAATCTGGAGAAAGCATTGGACACCCCGGCCCGGATTTACTTTAAATTTGAAGGGAACAACACCTCCGGTAGTCATAAGTTGAACTCCGCAGCCGCGCAGGCCTATTATGCAAAGAAACAAGGCTTGGCCGGCCTGACGACGGAGACCGGGGCCGGCCAGTGGGGCACAGCCTTGGCGGAAGCTTGCGCCTTCTTTAAGCTCCCCTTAATCGTTTACATGGTGAAATGTTCATACGAACAGAAGCCGTTCCGCCGGTCGGTGATTCAAACCTTTGGGGCGGAGATCATCCCGAGTCCCAGCACCACAACAAAAGCCGGCCGGGCCATTCTCGAGAAGGATCCGGACACCGGAGGCAGCCTTGGTTGTGCGATCTCGGAAGCGGTGGAAAAAGCGGTGACCACCGAAGGATACCGGTATGTGCTCGGCTCCGTGCTCAACCAGGTTTTACTGCACCAATCCGTCATCGGCTTGGAAGCGAAAACGGCCCTGGAAATGCTGGATGAGTACCCGGACATTATTGTGGGTTGTGCGGGCGGGGGCTCGAATTTGGGCGGTTTGATCGCCCCCTTCATGCAGGATAAGTTGCTGGGCAAGGCTTCGCCCCGGATTATCGCGGTCGAACCGGCTTCCTGTCCTTCATTGACCCGGGGCCGTTACGCCTACGATTTCTGTGATACCGGGCAAATTACGCCCCTGGCCAAGATGTACACACTTGGTTGCGGGTTTGTTCCGGCGCCCAACCACGCCGGCGGTCTGCGTTACCATGGGATGGCGCCGATCCTTTCCAAACTGTATCATGATGGCTATATGGAAGCGATGGCGGTCGAACAGACCAAGGTGTTTGAGGCGGCAGTTTTCTTTGCCAAGCACGAAACGATCCTGCCGGCACCCGAATCGGCCCATGCCATCTATGGGGCGATTGCGGAAGCCCTCAAGTGTAAGGAGAGCGGCGAAGCCAAAACGATTCTGTTTGGGCTGAGCGGGACCGGTTTCTTTGATATGACCGCTTATGAGTCATTCTTAAATGGAACAATGACCGACTATATCCCGACCGATGAGGACTTGGAGAAGGGCTTTGCCCAACTGCCGAAGGTCCCGGCGTTTAAGTAG
- a CDS encoding RluA family pseudouridine synthase, which produces MSRPRIPLIYEDNHLLVVEKPVNLPTQKDISGDPDLLSLLKEDLKVRYEKPGRVYLGLVHRLDRPVGGVMVFAKTSKAAARLAEQIRTGQFQKTYLAVVHGRLAKEGHLEHFLAKDRATNTVKVVSPADPGGKKAILDYAVLAEKEGFSLIRINLLTGRSHQIRVQFATIGHPLYGDQKYGAALNTTGQQIALWSHRIILRHPTKKEEMSFTSSPPRPGALGFI; this is translated from the coding sequence ATGAGCCGGCCGCGTATCCCCCTGATCTATGAAGACAACCATCTTTTGGTGGTCGAGAAACCGGTGAACCTCCCGACCCAAAAGGATATTTCCGGGGATCCGGATCTCCTCTCCCTCTTAAAGGAAGACCTCAAGGTACGGTACGAGAAACCGGGCCGGGTCTATCTTGGCTTGGTCCACCGTTTGGACCGGCCGGTGGGCGGCGTCATGGTGTTCGCCAAAACCTCCAAGGCCGCCGCCCGCTTGGCGGAACAGATCCGGACCGGCCAGTTTCAAAAAACCTACCTGGCCGTCGTGCATGGCCGATTGGCAAAGGAGGGACACCTGGAGCATTTTCTGGCCAAAGACCGGGCGACCAACACGGTTAAAGTTGTTTCACCGGCGGATCCGGGCGGAAAAAAAGCAATCCTGGACTACGCGGTCCTGGCGGAAAAAGAGGGGTTTAGTTTAATCCGAATCAATCTGCTGACCGGCCGGTCGCACCAGATCCGGGTGCAGTTTGCCACCATTGGGCACCCGCTTTACGGAGACCAAAAATACGGCGCCGCCTTAAACACCACGGGCCAGCAAATCGCCCTCTGGTCCCACCGGATCATTCTCCGGCACCCCACTAAAAAGGAGGAGATGAGCTTCACCTCATCCCCCCCCCGACCGGGCGCCTTGGGATTTATTTAA
- a CDS encoding arsenate reductase ArsC: MPRLKPKPKVAFVCVHNSCRSQIAEALGKHLAADVFESYSAGTEPKDRINPDAVRLVKELYGIDMEKTQYPKLIEALPPVDVLVTMGCNVSCPSLPSKHREDWGLADPTGKSDAEFKAVINQIEEQVLKLAEAIAGGLIEL; the protein is encoded by the coding sequence ATGCCTAGGCTTAAACCAAAGCCGAAGGTGGCCTTTGTTTGCGTCCATAATTCCTGTCGGAGCCAGATTGCGGAAGCCCTAGGTAAACACTTGGCCGCTGATGTTTTCGAAAGCTATTCCGCCGGTACTGAACCAAAGGACCGGATTAATCCCGACGCGGTGCGGTTAGTAAAAGAATTGTACGGGATTGATATGGAAAAGACACAATATCCGAAGTTGATAGAAGCATTACCCCCGGTCGATGTGCTTGTGACCATGGGCTGCAATGTCTCTTGCCCGTCTCTCCCTTCCAAGCACCGGGAAGACTGGGGACTGGCGGATCCGACCGGAAAAAGCGATGCGGAGTTTAAAGCGGTAATCAATCAAATTGAAGAGCAAGTCCTCAAACTGGCGGAAGCGATTGCCGGTGGGCTGATCGAACTTTAA
- a CDS encoding glycosyltransferase family 8 protein, whose protein sequence is MTLDSNYLRPLKVMLYSLYFNNPGEKIDLYLLHSRIKPEELSELEAYINQHGQRLFVLTVGADDFADAPVVKHYTKEMYYRLLAFKYLPADLDKILYLDPDILVINSIKELYDLDLSDWMYAAAYHDRLMVKEINKFRFLEYDLEEYYNSGVLLMNLVRQRELIKEEEIFAFVEKNKNRLILPDQDVLNSLYAKHIKKIDELKYNYDTRFYKYFRFLSKGKINMDYVIKNTAILHFCGKKKPWHSNYSGEFHSLYKHYEKLAFQGR, encoded by the coding sequence GTGACACTGGATTCGAACTACCTCAGACCGCTCAAAGTAATGCTGTACTCCCTATATTTCAACAATCCGGGGGAAAAGATTGATCTTTACTTGTTGCATTCACGAATTAAACCGGAGGAGCTTAGTGAGCTTGAAGCATACATAAATCAACACGGCCAACGCCTGTTTGTGCTTACGGTTGGGGCGGATGACTTTGCCGATGCGCCGGTGGTTAAGCATTATACCAAGGAGATGTATTACCGGTTATTGGCGTTCAAGTATCTCCCGGCCGATCTGGACAAGATTCTCTATCTCGACCCGGATATCTTGGTCATTAACAGTATTAAAGAACTATACGATCTGGACTTGTCGGATTGGATGTACGCGGCGGCTTACCATGACCGGTTGATGGTTAAGGAGATCAACAAATTCCGGTTTTTGGAGTATGACCTGGAAGAGTACTATAATTCCGGTGTCTTGCTGATGAACTTGGTGCGCCAAAGGGAACTTATTAAAGAAGAAGAGATCTTCGCCTTCGTGGAAAAAAACAAGAACCGTTTGATCCTGCCGGACCAGGATGTTTTAAATTCCCTCTATGCCAAACACATCAAGAAGATTGACGAGCTTAAATACAACTATGACACCAGGTTTTACAAGTACTTCCGATTTTTAAGTAAAGGAAAGATTAACATGGATTATGTGATCAAGAACACCGCGATCCTCCATTTTTGCGGCAAGAAAAAACCTTGGCACAGTAATTACAGTGGCGAGTTCCACTCTTTGTACAAACACTATGAGAAGCTGGCATTTCAAGGCCGTTAA
- a CDS encoding DUF2703 domain-containing protein produces MKNDFTGCCACSGGCCGGEQEKKQLVIDFLYLDLSVCSRCQGAEKNLEEALAEVSGVLEAAGFAVVVNKIRITSPELAEKYRFVSSPTIRINGVDLDLEAKETSCRECGELCGDDVDCRVWIYEGIEYTAPPKVLIINAILKAVYGGQPQDPAPQQEYKLPENLRRFFAGLEKKTD; encoded by the coding sequence ATGAAAAACGATTTTACTGGTTGCTGCGCTTGCAGCGGAGGCTGTTGCGGCGGTGAGCAGGAAAAAAAGCAGTTAGTCATTGATTTTCTCTATCTTGATTTAAGTGTTTGCAGCCGGTGCCAAGGGGCGGAGAAGAACCTGGAGGAAGCTTTGGCCGAAGTATCCGGTGTTTTGGAGGCGGCGGGTTTTGCGGTTGTCGTCAATAAAATTAGAATTACTTCCCCGGAACTGGCGGAGAAATACCGCTTTGTCAGCTCGCCGACGATCCGGATCAACGGAGTCGATCTTGACCTTGAGGCTAAGGAGACCTCCTGTCGGGAATGTGGGGAGCTGTGCGGTGATGACGTTGACTGCCGGGTCTGGATTTATGAGGGTATTGAGTATACCGCGCCGCCGAAAGTGCTGATTATTAATGCGATTCTTAAAGCCGTCTATGGTGGGCAACCTCAGGATCCCGCTCCCCAACAGGAGTATAAACTACCGGAGAATTTACGGCGGTTTTTTGCCGGTCTCGAGAAGAAAACAGATTAA
- a CDS encoding TetR/AcrR family transcriptional regulator has protein sequence MKSKRTERTDTRERILEASAKLFAEKGYSATGIDEIARNVGITKSVIYYHFKNKEDILQTLIDEAFAQIQQPEINEAHKRFHETGEQFQEIMGLLQFMGTERNRRIIKIIFMESMKDQGESVPLFEIWDKSMAIHRDFSGHQLEKWLNDNPHRKVEVFFLFVLPLLSFFIFRDRFCEHYKLSPEEAWDALSVGLMDYFYPKLF, from the coding sequence ATGAAAAGCAAAAGGACGGAGCGGACGGACACCAGAGAAAGGATCCTTGAGGCTAGCGCCAAACTCTTTGCCGAGAAGGGATACAGCGCCACCGGGATCGACGAGATTGCCAGGAATGTCGGGATCACCAAGTCGGTCATTTATTATCATTTCAAAAACAAAGAAGATATTCTCCAGACCCTAATTGATGAAGCCTTTGCCCAAATTCAACAACCGGAGATTAATGAAGCCCATAAACGATTTCATGAAACCGGGGAACAGTTCCAGGAAATAATGGGGTTGCTGCAATTTATGGGAACAGAGCGCAACCGGAGGATCATTAAAATCATCTTCATGGAATCCATGAAGGACCAGGGCGAGTCTGTTCCCTTGTTCGAAATCTGGGATAAAAGTATGGCGATTCACCGGGATTTTAGCGGTCATCAGCTTGAAAAATGGCTAAACGACAATCCCCACCGGAAGGTGGAGGTCTTTTTCCTGTTTGTCCTCCCGTTGCTTTCCTTTTTTATCTTTCGCGATCGCTTCTGTGAACACTACAAGCTCAGTCCGGAAGAAGCTTGGGATGCTTTGAGTGTAGGGCTGATGGATTATTTTTATCCCAAGCTGTTTTAG
- a CDS encoding ArsR/SmtB family transcription factor translates to MVDKNPDLCDDFCPSALDFATLRAKAAEVAGLAEVFKVLGDETRTKIVYLLAERPLCVCDLAEILEMTLPAISHHLRLLRAMRLVKYVREGKMVYYSLDDHHIMNLIREAQEHLLEEKA, encoded by the coding sequence ATGGTCGACAAAAATCCAGACCTTTGTGATGATTTTTGTCCATCGGCACTGGATTTTGCCACCCTCCGGGCGAAAGCGGCGGAAGTGGCCGGGTTGGCCGAGGTTTTTAAGGTCTTGGGGGATGAGACCCGGACGAAGATCGTCTATCTCCTGGCCGAGCGGCCGCTCTGCGTTTGTGATCTGGCGGAGATCTTGGAGATGACCCTGCCCGCCATCTCTCACCACCTCCGGTTGCTGCGCGCGATGCGCCTGGTTAAATACGTCCGGGAAGGGAAGATGGTTTACTATTCCCTGGATGATCACCACATCATGAACCTAATCAGGGAAGCACAAGAGCATTTGCTGGAAGAAAAGGCGTAA
- the zupT gene encoding zinc transporter ZupT — MTFSTKDLLFAFGLTLLAGLSTGIGSILAFYTKQTNKRFLSATLGFSAGVMLYVSMIEIFAKARASLEAVFGPAKGFLVTTIAFFGGILLIAVIDKLVPDVENPHQMRDVKEMDTPEAGDPSLLRMGLFSALAIAIHNFPEGLATFVSALQDPTLGISITVAIALHNIPEGIAVSVPVYYATENRRKAFCYSFLSGLSEPLGAILGFFLLYNFFTPAMFGVIFAGVAGIMVYISLDELLPTAEKYGEHHIAIYGLILGMLVMAISLVMFA; from the coding sequence ATGACTTTTTCGACAAAGGACTTGCTGTTTGCTTTTGGTCTGACCTTACTGGCCGGATTATCAACGGGGATCGGAAGCATCTTGGCCTTTTATACAAAACAAACCAATAAGAGGTTTTTGTCGGCAACCTTGGGTTTTTCCGCCGGGGTCATGCTTTATGTTTCGATGATCGAGATCTTTGCGAAAGCACGGGCCTCTTTGGAGGCGGTTTTTGGCCCCGCCAAAGGATTTCTCGTTACGACCATTGCTTTTTTTGGCGGAATCCTTTTGATTGCCGTCATTGATAAACTGGTGCCTGACGTTGAAAACCCCCACCAAATGCGGGATGTAAAAGAGATGGATACGCCGGAAGCAGGGGATCCGTCGTTATTGCGCATGGGCTTGTTTTCAGCGCTGGCCATTGCGATTCATAATTTCCCGGAAGGACTCGCGACGTTTGTCAGTGCGCTGCAGGATCCAACTCTTGGTATCAGTATCACTGTGGCTATTGCCTTACATAATATTCCGGAGGGGATTGCCGTCTCGGTCCCGGTTTATTATGCCACGGAAAACCGGCGGAAAGCCTTCTGCTACTCTTTCCTGTCGGGGCTTTCGGAACCACTGGGTGCCATCCTCGGCTTCTTTCTGCTCTATAACTTCTTTACCCCGGCTATGTTTGGAGTGATCTTTGCCGGTGTTGCCGGGATTATGGTTTACATCTCCCTAGACGAGTTACTGCCCACTGCGGAGAAGTACGGGGAGCACCATATTGCCATCTACGGTTTGATCCTGGGCATGCTGGTGATGGCCATTAGTTTGGTTATGTTCGCATAG
- a CDS encoding ArsR/SmtB family transcription factor — MAINYREYASMMKALGDETRIQILAMLSAGELCACEILEKFEITQPTLSYHMKILSESGLVNSRRDGVWMKYSLNRATLEALQRFLNGINAEIQTTNNCCELD, encoded by the coding sequence TTGGCGATCAATTACCGGGAATATGCTTCAATGATGAAAGCATTGGGTGATGAAACCAGGATTCAGATTTTGGCGATGCTATCCGCCGGGGAACTTTGTGCCTGTGAAATTTTGGAAAAGTTCGAGATTACACAGCCGACCCTCTCCTACCATATGAAAATTTTAAGCGAGAGTGGTCTAGTAAACAGTAGGCGGGACGGGGTTTGGATGAAGTATTCGCTTAACCGTGCTACTCTGGAGGCGCTTCAACGGTTTTTAAACGGGATCAATGCTGAAATTCAAACCACAAATAACTGTTGTGAATTAGATTAA
- a CDS encoding class I SAM-dependent methyltransferase, with translation MLLVDDWTDFELIDTGNGEKLERWGEYILRRPDPQVIWPPINKDKRWDQAHAHYHRSKSGGGSWEYFMPLPEKWEISYGDLKFYVKPMGFKHTGLFPEQAVNWRWIIKKIKGCPGPVRVLNLFAYTGGASLAAAYAGADEVCHVDAAKGMVTWAKENLQLSGLADRRVRFIVDDVVKFVQREIRRGRQYEAIIMDPPSYGRGPNGELWKIEDELYNLIDLCLQVLAPEPLFFLINSYTTGLAPTVLRNILTLALKKRYGGTVTADEVGLPIARSGLVLPCGATGRWEADE, from the coding sequence ATGCTTCTGGTTGATGACTGGACGGACTTTGAACTGATTGATACCGGAAACGGCGAAAAGCTGGAACGCTGGGGAGAATACATCCTAAGACGCCCCGACCCCCAGGTCATCTGGCCGCCCATCAATAAGGACAAGCGTTGGGACCAGGCCCATGCCCACTACCACCGGAGCAAAAGCGGTGGCGGTTCCTGGGAATATTTTATGCCGCTCCCGGAGAAATGGGAGATCTCCTACGGTGATCTGAAGTTTTACGTCAAACCGATGGGTTTTAAACATACGGGGTTGTTCCCGGAACAGGCGGTCAACTGGCGATGGATCATCAAAAAGATAAAGGGGTGCCCAGGCCCCGTCCGGGTCTTGAATTTATTCGCCTATACCGGCGGCGCCAGCCTCGCCGCCGCCTATGCCGGCGCGGATGAAGTATGCCATGTCGACGCGGCGAAAGGGATGGTAACCTGGGCCAAAGAAAACCTCCAATTATCCGGTTTGGCCGACCGCCGGGTTCGTTTTATCGTCGATGATGTCGTCAAATTTGTGCAAAGGGAGATCCGCCGTGGCCGTCAATACGAAGCCATTATCATGGACCCTCCTTCTTATGGACGGGGGCCCAATGGCGAACTTTGGAAGATCGAAGACGAGTTGTATAACCTGATCGACCTCTGTCTGCAGGTACTCGCCCCGGAACCGCTCTTTTTCCTGATCAACTCCTACACCACCGGTTTGGCACCCACCGTGCTCCGGAACATTCTGACCCTCGCCTTGAAAAAGAGATACGGCGGCACGGTTACCGCCGATGAAGTCGGGCTCCCGATCGCCCGTTCCGGACTGGTCTTACCCTGCGGGGCTACGGGCCGCTGGGAGGCCGACGAATGA